In the Arachis ipaensis cultivar K30076 chromosome B10, Araip1.1, whole genome shotgun sequence genome, one interval contains:
- the LOC107620372 gene encoding inactive protein kinase SELMODRAFT_444075-like codes for MRPNNILITHDFEPLVGDFGLARWQPDGDTGVETRVIGTFGYLAPEYAQSGQITEKANVYSFGVVLVEIVTGRKAVDLTRPKGQQCLTEWARPLLEEYAIEELIDPRLGNQYLENEVYCMLHAASLCIRRDPHSRPRMSQVLRIMDGDMVMDTSYISTPSYDVGNRSGRLWSEPLQRQHHYRGPLLEESLESFSGKLSLDK; via the exons ATGCGGCCTAACAACATTCTCATAACTCATGATTTTGAACCACTG GTTGGTGATTTTGGATTGGCGAGGTGGCAACCTGATGGAGACACGGGTGTGGAAACCCGAGTAATTGGAACATTCGG GTATTTGGCTCCTGAATATGCTCAAAGCGGCCAAATAACTGAGAAAGCTAATGTTTATTCATTTGGGGTGGTATTGGTGGAGATTGTTACAGGGAGAAAAGCTGTGGATCTCACGCGGCCTAAGGGACAGCAGTGTCTTACTGAGTGG GCACGACCTCTGTTAGAAGAATATGCCATTGAGGAACTGATTGATCCAAGGCTGGGGAACCAATACTTAGAAAATGAGGTATATTGCATGTTGCATGCTGCATCATTATGCATACGGCGAGATCCTCATTCTAGACCACGCATGTCACAG GTTCTTCGTATAATGGACGGCGACATGGTCATGGACACAAGTTACATTTCAACTCCAAGTTATGATGTGGGAAACCGGAGTGGCCGACTCTGGTCGGAGCCGCTGCAGAGGCAGCACCATTACAGGGGTCCTCTGTTAGAGGAGTCACTTGAATCATTCAGTGGGAAGCTATCTCTTGACAAATAG